The stretch of DNA GTCCAGGCGCGCGTCGTTCACCGCCAGCGTCTCGCCCTGCACGACCGCGTGCTGGCAGAACGAGTACGTGAGCGGGAGGCTGCGGGGGATGGGGGCGCTGCCGGCCGGGGCCACGACGCTCTTGAAGAACTGCCGGTCGCCCTCCACGAGCGACAGGCCGGCCATGGGGGTGCCCAGCAGGCGCGCCGCCAGCCGGGTGAGCCGGTCGAACGGCTCTTCGGGTGGCGTGTCCAGCAGGTCCGTCGCCCGCAGCACGGCCAGGCGGGTGGGATCGCGGAGGATCTCGGACATCGCGCGCGGGGGCTGGGGCGGCGCGGGCGCACCGGCGCGCGTGTGGCGGCCGGCGCGCGGACGGGCCGCGCCGGGGAGATCGGCGGCCGCGTCCCTGCGGGAAGAAGTGGACGCCGCAAGTTGCGCCGCGCCCCCGCCGCCACGCAAGGGAATCGCGCGCCCAATGCGCCGCGGTGCTCCATCCGCTTGACAACGCCCCCGCCGCGGCTAGTGTTCCGGGCGCCCCCCGAACCCGGCCGGCAGCCGCTCCGCCCCGCTCTCCCGCCGTCGAATCGGCGCCGGACCGCCGTCTGATCGCAAACGAACGCTCGGCGGATGTGTGGATGTGCGACGTGGACACGCGGTGTGGGACGAGATTCGACATCCCGCGCATCCGCCGATGGGCCGCGAGTCCGCGCTGCCGCGCATCGGCGGAAACGCTGGGGACCACGTCGGAAGTGCCGTGTTCGCATCGCCCGACAGAGCAGGTGCATCCGTATCCTCCGGCGGACGTTCATCCACCGATCCACCCACTGCACGGCGCCGCGCATGTACACACCGGTGGTCGAGGACTACCTGAAGGCCATCTGGATGCTACAGCAGGCGGAGTCGCCCGTCTCCACGTCGCGCATCGCCGAGCGGCTGGGGCTGAGCGCGGCGGCCGTGACGGCCATGGTCAAGCGCCTGGCCGAGCAGAACCTGCTGCGGCACGAGCCCTACTACGGCGTCCGGCTCATGGCGGCCGGCGAGCTGGCGGCTTTGCGCATCATCCGCCGGCACCGAGTGCTGGAGCTGTTCCTCAGCGAGACGCTGGGCTACGAGTGGGACCGCGTGCACGACGAGGCCGAGCGCCTGGAGCACGCCGCCAGCGACGAGCTGATCGAGCGCCTGGCGCGCCTGCTGGGCGAGCCCGAGCGCGACCCGCACGGCAACGCCATCCCCTCCGCCAGCGGCGAGGTGGACCGTTCGCGCTACCCCGCGCTGGGCGAGATCCAGCCCGGCGACCCGCGCCGCATATTGGAGGTGGAGGTCGAGGAGCCCGAGCAGCTGCGCTACCTGGGCTCGCTCAACCTGCGCCCCGGCTCGCACGTGCAGGTGGTGAGCAAGTCGCCCTTCGAGGGGCCCATCGAGCTGTCGGTGAACGGCGAGCCCACGGTCATCTCGCACTCGCTCGCGCAGCGCATCCGCGTGCGGCCGGACGAGCAGGCGGACGAGGGCGTGGAGCCGCCGGCCTGAGCGGCGCGCGCGGGCCGATGCCAGGCGGCGGGGAGGTGCATGCGGCAGGAAGCCCGCATCCGGCAGACGGGGTGCGGGGCTTCCTTGCGCCGGGGCGCCCTGGCCGCAGATTTGCTCACCAGCGCGGCGATTCGGGATACACCCTCCAATCGGACACGTACATGAACTTCCTCAAGCTGCTTGTTGGGACCGCCGCGGTGGGAACGATCGTGATGGCCTTCCGTGACGGCGAGAACGGCCGCTGGCTGAGCCCCGCCATCCCCGAGCTTCCCGCGCTGGGCCTGGGCGGCGGCGACGCGGACGACGAGACCGAGCCGGTGCTGGGCTACGACGGTATGGACCGCGACACCCTGATCGACTGGCTGAACGAGGCGGACCTGGACGTGCCCACCCTGCGCCGCATCCGCGCCTACGAGATGGCGCACCAGGCCAGGCAGTCCGTTCTCGACACCGTCATCGACCTGCTGAGCTGAGACGGTCCGCGGTCCGGCGGTAATGGAAACAGCGGTGCGCTTCCCAACGACTGAGGAGTTAACACGCACCGCCGATGGCAAGAGAAGGCCGCTCACCGTTACAACGAGTGGCCGCCTTAACGATCTCGGCTGAATCGCCGTCTGCCGTGGATATGAAGCACAGCGATAGGGCCGCAGCAGCCCACCCACGTGGACTTGCGGACCCCGGCCCGGCGCACGTACAACGCGGCTTGACAAAACCCGTTACCCAGGTTATCTCTTCGGCGTTGATACCCCCCCTTCAACGAGAGTCGATCATGTAAGCTAGTGTAGCGCTGCTTGAATGGCCCAGACTGGCCGGCTGCCCGTAGGGCGGCTATCTTCGTGCGGGCTCCAACATCAGGCGTTGGAGTCCGCACCGCCTTTTGAGCAGGTTTCCCGCTTGTGGGGGTTGGCGAGCACTTGCTATTTAACGCCATCCTTGAGCAGCTATCACTCTAGGCAACTGGGTTTCTTCATGGCTCGTCTTACTGGTTTTGTGGCTTACCCTTCTAAGCCGCTAGAAATCGGGCGCACCATCTTGTCCGCCCTTCGTGAAATTTCGCAAGACAAGACCGCACCGGCTCTTGTCCAGTGGGAAGAGAATGACATTGCTGGTCGCTTCTTAAACACCCCGATCCTCGCTAATATCGATGAGCGCGATATTCTTGTAGCGGATATCACTTCGCTAAACTTCAATGTAGTCTTCGAGATCGGATACGCGATTGGACGGCGTAAGCGCACCTTCCTAATCCAAAATAACTCGATCGTAGGATCTTCGGAGTTGATCCGGCAGATCGGCATTTTCGATACTCTAGGCTATAAGGAATACGGGACGTCGGCAGAACTCGCAGCTATCTTCAGGGGCATCGTTGCCGACGAAGGGTTGCCTATCCCTGACACTATCGCTACGGGATCACCTGTCTACCTTGTTATGCCTCGGAAGAAAAGCGACGTCGAGGTGAGAATTGCCTCCCGCTTGAAGAAGGCTCGTGTTTCGTTCCGCACATTTGATCCGGACGAGTTGGGGCGACTGCCGGCCGGGGAGGCCATAGATGGTGTGGCTCGGTCACACGGCGTGGTGGTCCCTCTACTTGCGCGGCACCGCACCGACTCTGAGATCCACAATTTTCGGGCGGCTTTCGTCTCCGGTCTAGCAATCGCAATGGAAAAGGAATTAGTGTTGCTGCAGGATGGGCAGGACCCTGTCCCGCTCGATTATCGCGATCTTGTTAAGAGTTACCGGTCATTGGAGCAGATCGATGATTACATTGCTGAATTTGCAATTGAGATTGGAGCGCGATTTCAACGAACCACAGACCCAATTGTAGCCGAACCCAAGACATTTCTGGAGCGCCTTAATCTCGGGGCTTCCGCAGCAGAAAACGAGTTGCAGGAACTCGGGAATTACTACCTACAAACTGCCGAATACCAGCGTGCCGTCCGCGGAGAAGTCCGCGTCGTCACCGGCCGCAAGGGCGCGGGAAAGACGGCCCTCTTCTCCCAACTTCGGGATCGCTTGCGAAAAGAGCGGTCTCTGATCGTTCTTGATCTGCGTCCAGAAGGATTCCAACTGCTAAAGCTGAAAGAGCGCGTACTCGATTTCTTAGAGGAAGGCACGAAGGAGCACACGATCACAGCATTCTGGGAATATTTGCTTTTTCTCGAGATTGCACACCGCCTGCTTGAGAAAGACCGCCAGGTTCACATGAGAAACGCGGACCTGTTTGAGCCGTATCAGCGGCTTCGCGCCGCGCACCTTAGTGACGCCTACTTGGCGGAAGGCGATTTTTCTGAGCGACTCATAACGCTCACAGAGCGCATTGCTGACGATTTCAGTGGCACGATCCTCCGAGGAGAAGAACCCAAGCGCCTCTCCCGTGGCGAGATCACTGAGCTTCTCTACCGGCACGATATCGCCGCGCTGCGGGATGCGGTGGTCTCCTACCTTGAACACAAAGACGGTGTTTGGATCCTCTTCGACAACCTTGACAAAGGTTGGCCCGCGCACGGGATCTCACCGGCTGACGTGCTCACCCTGCGCAGCCTTGTGGATGCTATGGCTAAGATCGAGCGAGATCTATCTCGACGTAAGATCGTCTGCCACGGCGTTGTATTTATTCGGAACGACGTTTTTGAATTGCTTGTGTCCGGCTCGGCAGATCGTGGTAAACTCGCAAGCATAAATCTCGACTGGACTGATCCAGATCTTCTGCGGGAGATCCTTCGCAAGCGATTTATATACAGCGAGGGCGTCACAGGCGATCCTGTTTTTGAAGAGATCTGGAGAGAAATCTCGGTGACTCACGTTAATGGTGAGGAGTCATCCCAATATCTCATCGACAGGAGCCTCCTTCGGCCCCGTGCCCTTATTGAGTTAGTGCAGTTCTGTCGTAGCCATGCCGTAAATCTGGGACACGGAAAGATTGAAGTGGGGGATATTCATCAAGGAGAGCATCACTACTCTAACCAGATGCTTAGCAATATCGGCTATGAACTAGCTGACGTCGCCCCTACAGCAACGGACATACTGTGGGAATTTTTCGGAGGCGCTGAACAGATGTCTGGTGAGCAAGTTCAGCGAATTATCGCTGACAGAGTCGGGGAAAACGATTGGGAATCCGTATTCCAGATGCTTCTCTGGTACGGTTTCCTAGGCGTCGTGCGTGACAACTCCGAGCCCGCATATATCTACTCTGTCGAGTACGAGACCAAACGCCTAAATGCCATTATCCGGCAAAATGGGATGTCACTTACTCTTTTCCGAATCAACCCTGCTTTTTGGAGGGCTCTGGAGATCGTAGAAAGGTAGCCGGTCTCATATCCAGGGGATCGGTAGCCACATCACTCGCCACCACATACCCGAGGCGCAGGAGGGCGCTTCGGGTCGGGCCGCGCTGTCTCGCCGTTGCGGCTGAACCACGGCCCATGTCGGCGCGTAACCCCACCTGCCGGGTGCTGTCGGAAAGACCCGTGTTGCGAATCTCTCGATGCCAGAATGGATACGTGATTCTGCCTCGTTCCGGCGGATGCCCTTTCACCCCAACGCTTCCTTCACGATGCGGTTCAGCTCGCGACCTTCGAACTTGCCCTTGGCCTTGGGCATCACCTGCTTCATCACCGAGCCGACGTCCTTGGCGCCGTTCGCCACCGCCTCGCGCACGATGGCGCGCACCTCGTCTTCGGTCAGTTGCGGCGGGAGGTAGGCCTGGAGGAGCACGGCCTCCTGCTCCTCCTTGTCGGCCAGCTCGGCGCGGCCGGCGTTGCGGAACTGCTCGGCAGCCTCGCGGCGGCGCTTGATGGCGGTGGTCGCCAGGCCCTGCACGTCCTCGTCGCCCGTGTCGCGCCCCAGCTCGATCTCGCGGTTGCGGATCTCGGAGAGGAAGGTGGTCAGCACCGTGGTGCGCAGCTTGTCGCGCTCGCGGCGCGCCTCGTTCAGGTGCGCGCGGATCTGTTCCTTCAGCGGCTGGTCCGCCATGTCGTGCCTTCGCGTCGGGTTGGTTGCAGGCATACCGCGGCGTTCTGGCGCCGCGCCGCCAATCTACCGCCCCCGCCGCGCCCGCTCAACCGCCACAACCTCTTTCGCGGATCGTCTCGGACGATTGCCACCTGCAGGGGCCCCGACCTGCGTGTCGGCGCGCCTGGCAGCATGCACGCCCGCCGCTGAAACGCGCATCCGATCGGTCGGAGACGCCAGCCCTTCGGCGGATCACGGTGGTGCGCCTCATCTACGACCCATCGTGTTTGGCCAGCGCCTGGGCGTCCTCACCGCCACGCGCGTGTCCGAACGTCTGGGCGCGTCGCGAAAGACCGGCGGACGCGCGGGTCCGCACCCACGGTTTCAGCCGCCGAGGCGTGGGGGGAGATCCGCAGACGGCTGGCTGGGTCAGGGCCAAGCCTGTGCCTACGCGTTCGGAAAAGGATCGGATGCGATGAATCGCACAGTTGTTGAAATCTCGTCTTAACGGCGCGATTCCTACAGTTTCGGTCTATGGAGTGCGGGCGGTATCGATCCCGGCGCGTTGCTGAAAGGCAGATGCCGACCCCTGCGGTGTGTAGCTGATCCGTTCGAACCGATCGTCATATGGCAGCAAGTCGAGTGAGCTTGAGGGAGTTGGAGCGTGTTCTTCCCCGGCGCGACCTGAGCCGGCTGGCGGTGAAGTACAAGGTAGACGCCACCAATCAGGTCCGCCTTCCCGGCGTTGCCGTCTTCACGTGCCTGCTGGACACGATCCTGAACCACGGGGTCGTCACGCAGCGCCTGCTGGCGGAGGTCTACGAGCAGCGCACCGGCACGCGTGCCGATCACAGCAGCTTCAGCTATCGCCTGAGCCGCATCCCA from Longimicrobiaceae bacterium encodes:
- a CDS encoding metal-dependent transcriptional regulator is translated as MYTPVVEDYLKAIWMLQQAESPVSTSRIAERLGLSAAAVTAMVKRLAEQNLLRHEPYYGVRLMAAGELAALRIIRRHRVLELFLSETLGYEWDRVHDEAERLEHAASDELIERLARLLGEPERDPHGNAIPSASGEVDRSRYPALGEIQPGDPRRILEVEVEEPEQLRYLGSLNLRPGSHVQVVSKSPFEGPIELSVNGEPTVISHSLAQRIRVRPDEQADEGVEPPA
- a CDS encoding GatB/YqeY domain-containing protein, encoding MADQPLKEQIRAHLNEARRERDKLRTTVLTTFLSEIRNREIELGRDTGDEDVQGLATTAIKRRREAAEQFRNAGRAELADKEEQEAVLLQAYLPPQLTEDEVRAIVREAVANGAKDVGSVMKQVMPKAKGKFEGRELNRIVKEALG